A single Triticum dicoccoides isolate Atlit2015 ecotype Zavitan chromosome 2A, WEW_v2.0, whole genome shotgun sequence DNA region contains:
- the LOC119352383 gene encoding protein ASPARTIC PROTEASE IN GUARD CELL 2-like: protein MAMHAAMPVTPLPMYVVFVSAVIMSGASASSLWFHYIDPRNFTMAAATSPSSSSSSRRDGRPSLALLHRDAVSGRTYPSMRHAMLGLAARDGARAEYLQRRLSPTTMTTEVGSEVVSGISEGSGEYFVRVGVGSPPTEQYLVLDSGSDVIWVQCRPCAECYQQSDPLFDPAASASFTVVPCGSGVCRTLPGGSSGCADSGACRYQVSYGDGSYTQGVLAMETLTFGDSTPVQGVAIGCGHRNRGLFVGAAGLLGLGWGPMSLVGQLGGAAGGAFSYCLASRGADAGAGSLVLGRDDAMPVGAVWVPLLRNAQEPSFYYVGLTGLGVGGERLPLQDGLFDLTEDGGGGVVMDTGTAVTRLPPDAYAALRHAFADAVGGGLPRSPGVSLLDTCYDLSGYASVRVPTVALYFGRDGAALTLPARNLLVEMGGGVYCLAFAASASGLSILGNIQQQGIQITVDSATGYVGFGPTTC, encoded by the coding sequence ATGGCCATGCACGCTGCAATGCCCGTCACGCCTCTCCCCATgtacgtcgtcttcgtctccgccgTGATCATGTCCGGCGCTTCGGCTTCGTCACTGTGGTTCCACTACATCGACCCTCGCAACTTCACCATGGCTGCGGCCACGTCACcgtcctcgtcgtcatcgtcgcgccGCGATGGCCGcccctcgctcgcgctgctgcaccGCGACGCCGTCTCCGGCAGGACCTACCCGTCGATGCGGCACGCCATGCTTGGTCTCGCGGCAAGGGACGGCGCGCGGGCAGAGTACCTCCAGCGTCGCCTCTCGCCTACGACCATGACGACGGAGGTGGGGTCGGAGGTTGTGTCGGGCATCTCCGAGGGCAGCGGCGAGTACTTCGTCCGCGTCGGCGTGGGGTCGCCGCCCACGGAGCAGTACCTGGTCCTGGACTCCGGGAGCGACGTCATCTGggtgcagtgccgcccctgtgccgaGTGCTACCAGCAGTCCGACCCTCTCTTCGACCCGGCCGCGTCGGCGTCCTTCACCGTCGTGCCGTGCGGCTCGGGCGTCTGCCGGACCCTGCCCGGCGGGTCATCAGGCTGCGCCGACTCCGGAGCGTGCCGGTACCAGGTGTCCTACGGCGACGGGTCGTACACCCAAGGCGTGCTGGCGATGGAGACGCTCACGTTCGGGGACAGCACGCCGGTGCAGGGCGTCGCAATCGGCTGCGGCCACCGCAACCGCGGACTCTTCGTCGGGGCGGCCGGCCTGCTCGGCCTCGGCTGGGGCCCCATGTCGCTCGTCGGGCAGCTCGGCGGCGCGGCAGGCGGCGCCTTCAGCTACTGCCTCGCCAGCCGCGGCGCCGACGCCGGCGCCGGGTCGCTCGTGCTCGGCCGGGACGACGCCATGCCGGTGGGCGCCGTGTGGGTGCCCCTGCTGCGCAACGCGCAGGAGCCGAGCTTCTACTACGTGGGCTTGACGGGGCTGGGAGTCGGCGGCGAGAGGCTCCCGCTGCAGGACGGGCTCTTCGACCTCaccgaggacggcggcggcggcgtggtgatGGACACCGGCACGGCCGTGACGCGGCTCCCGCCCGACGCCTACGCGGCGCTGCGCCACGCGTTCGCGGACGCCGTCGGCGGCGGCCTCCCGCGCTCGCCGGGCGTGTCGCTGCTGGACACGTGCTATGACCTGAGTGGGTACGCGAGCGTGCGCGTGCCGACGGTGGCCCTCTACTTCGGGCGCGACGGCGCAGCGCTGACGTTGCCGGCGAGGAACCTGCTGGTGGAGATGGGCGGCGGCGTGTACTGCCTGGCGTTCGCGGCGTCGGCATCCGGGCTGTCCATCCTCGGCAACATACAGCAGCAAGGGATCCAGATCACCGTCGATTCCGCCACTGGCTATGTTGGCTTCGGACCAACTACGTGCTAG